In one Nitrososphaera viennensis EN76 genomic region, the following are encoded:
- a CDS encoding peptidylprolyl isomerase — protein MPLEKGSLVLVDYTAKVKDTNEVFETTREEEAKKTDLYDPTRKYEPRLVSVGEAWVLKGLDEALAKAGVGDKMNVEVTPDKGFGERDPNKVRMIPQRKLGDKADEVRVGDVVELDDRTGIVRYVGSGRLQVDFNHRLAGKTLVYDVNVIKKLDTDNDKITALIKRRIPIEDAKIKFNLSGANLDMELPEETYMAEGLQIIKRAVANDIFKFVPAVKNIKFIENYAAPQPATEKKEEGAAAKPAAAATEAKAEAK, from the coding sequence ATGCCTTTGGAAAAGGGTTCACTTGTATTGGTAGATTACACTGCTAAAGTTAAGGACACTAACGAGGTTTTCGAGACTACTCGCGAGGAAGAGGCGAAAAAGACCGACCTCTACGACCCGACCCGCAAGTACGAGCCCAGGCTCGTCTCGGTGGGCGAGGCGTGGGTGCTCAAGGGCCTCGACGAGGCGCTGGCAAAGGCGGGCGTCGGCGACAAGATGAACGTCGAAGTCACGCCGGACAAGGGCTTTGGCGAGCGCGACCCGAACAAGGTGAGGATGATCCCGCAGCGCAAGCTCGGCGACAAGGCAGACGAGGTCCGCGTCGGCGACGTGGTGGAGCTGGACGACAGGACAGGGATCGTCCGCTACGTCGGCTCTGGCAGGCTGCAGGTCGATTTCAACCACCGCCTTGCAGGCAAGACGCTCGTGTACGACGTCAACGTCATCAAAAAGCTTGACACCGACAACGACAAGATAACTGCCCTCATAAAGCGCAGGATCCCGATAGAGGACGCCAAGATCAAGTTCAACCTGTCAGGCGCAAACCTGGACATGGAGCTGCCCGAAGAGACGTACATGGCAGAGGGCCTGCAGATAATAAAGAGGGCGGTTGCAAACGACATATTCAAGTTCGTCCCGGCTGTCAAGAACATCAAGTTCATAGAAAACTACGCAGCCCCGCAGCCGGCTACTGAAAAGAAGGAAGAAGGAGCGGCAGCCAAGCCGGCTGCCGCGGCCACCGAAGCCAAGGCAGAAGCAAAATAA
- a CDS encoding MFS transporter translates to MKEEKRRRTEEKEQNAPVAVTSSRSAWFTLAILSSTLLAVMFSETMLLPAIPEIMQDFDIPYGTSAWIFSAYLIVAAVMTPIAGKLSDMYGKKKILLILLSIYVAGITAGGFANSISFLLASRIIQGVGLAAVPAAFSLLRDSFPPSKLAIAVGVFGSAYSAGSVVGLLIGASIIQHFGWHSTFFTIAPVAAIVTLMIAILVKDNGSREARLRLLSAKGTGNTGKPSPAIDIKGAIALSAAISSFLMGMTLVETGVNPGNLAQIAGAFTASAVSLVLFVAIEKRTASPLLDLRLLKHKILLPSYIILMATGITMFLVYPSVVQLVRSPQPFGFGGNAVDAANVQLPFMIMFLVFATATAFIINKIGNIKPTIVGGIISLIGGIGLLLFHSSGLLVSTNLAIIATGLSLTSTAGWNIIVSSSPAEFTGISVGVGALLFFIGMSIGPALAGLYMQQLQHTSSAQGSSYPAPESYNMVFLTASLLSAASLAFSLLLKRRAPKQEKEKMA, encoded by the coding sequence ATGAAAGAGGAAAAGAGGAGACGAACGGAGGAAAAAGAGCAGAACGCGCCGGTAGCAGTAACCAGCAGCCGTTCAGCGTGGTTCACCTTGGCCATACTCAGCAGCACTCTCCTGGCAGTGATGTTCTCGGAGACCATGCTGTTGCCGGCTATTCCTGAGATAATGCAGGACTTTGACATACCGTACGGCACTTCGGCGTGGATATTCAGCGCGTATTTGATAGTGGCCGCCGTAATGACACCGATTGCCGGCAAGCTGTCCGACATGTACGGCAAAAAGAAAATACTGCTCATACTGCTTTCAATATATGTTGCCGGCATCACCGCGGGAGGCTTTGCAAACAGCATATCGTTCCTGCTTGCCAGTAGGATAATCCAGGGTGTGGGCCTTGCAGCCGTCCCTGCTGCCTTTAGCCTCCTGAGGGACTCGTTCCCGCCGTCAAAACTCGCCATAGCCGTGGGGGTATTCGGCTCTGCGTATTCGGCCGGTTCCGTGGTCGGCCTGCTGATAGGGGCCAGCATAATCCAGCACTTTGGCTGGCACTCCACGTTCTTTACCATAGCCCCGGTCGCGGCGATAGTGACTCTGATGATCGCCATACTCGTCAAAGACAACGGCAGCAGAGAAGCGCGCCTGCGGCTGCTGTCTGCCAAGGGCACGGGGAACACCGGCAAGCCGTCGCCTGCAATAGACATCAAGGGCGCAATAGCATTGTCAGCCGCGATATCGTCGTTTCTGATGGGAATGACGCTTGTAGAGACCGGGGTCAACCCGGGGAACCTGGCACAGATAGCAGGCGCCTTTACAGCATCGGCAGTTTCGCTTGTGCTCTTTGTCGCCATAGAGAAAAGGACGGCATCGCCGCTGCTCGACCTGAGGCTGCTGAAGCACAAGATCCTCCTGCCGTCGTACATAATACTGATGGCGACAGGGATAACGATGTTCCTTGTGTACCCGTCCGTGGTGCAGCTGGTAAGGAGCCCGCAGCCGTTTGGGTTTGGCGGGAACGCGGTAGACGCGGCAAACGTCCAGCTCCCGTTCATGATAATGTTCCTGGTGTTTGCCACCGCGACGGCCTTTATCATAAACAAGATAGGAAACATCAAGCCCACGATAGTTGGCGGCATAATCAGCCTGATTGGAGGAATCGGCCTGCTCCTGTTCCATTCGTCGGGTCTGCTGGTGTCGACCAACCTCGCAATAATAGCCACCGGCCTTTCGCTGACAAGCACCGCAGGATGGAACATCATCGTGTCTTCGTCCCCGGCAGAGTTCACGGGAATATCGGTGGGCGTGGGCGCGCTGCTGTTCTTCATAGGGATGTCGATAGGCCCGGCGCTCGCAGGGCTGTACATGCAGCAGCTGCAGCATACGTCGTCGGCACAAGGAAGCTCGTACCCTGCCCCCGAATCGTACAACATGGTCTTCCTTACGGCCAGCCTGCTGTCGGCCGCGTCGCTGGCCTTCTCTCTGCTGCTAAAGAGGAGGGCGCCAAAACAGGAGAAGGAAAAGATGGCATAA
- a CDS encoding helix-turn-helix transcriptional regulator codes for MDSAPESNEIAGGYSGPKKKILYYLKVMQQAQLRDLAEAMKISKMAVHKHLAVLQERGLVESIEIRKGVGRPKMFYQLTNDCKRVFPKAYNAVAVCALDFIERNMGKEGVEKILRERQSELYDKYYPRLKGLTFDAKVKELARIRDEEGYIAESKKHGRQKGGGSGHILLEYNCPILEIAEKHGEACSTEVEMFEKLLDAKVEATHRAANGDRVCRFEIQNNS; via the coding sequence ATGGACTCTGCCCCAGAATCGAATGAAATTGCGGGTGGATACAGCGGCCCAAAAAAGAAGATTCTGTACTACCTCAAGGTCATGCAGCAAGCCCAGCTCAGGGACCTGGCTGAAGCCATGAAGATATCCAAGATGGCTGTTCACAAGCATCTGGCAGTATTGCAGGAAAGGGGGCTGGTAGAGAGCATCGAAATAAGGAAGGGCGTCGGCCGGCCCAAGATGTTTTATCAACTGACAAATGACTGCAAAAGGGTGTTTCCAAAGGCGTACAACGCCGTTGCAGTCTGCGCGCTTGATTTCATAGAGCGCAACATGGGCAAGGAAGGCGTCGAAAAAATATTGCGCGAGCGGCAGAGCGAACTTTACGACAAGTACTACCCGCGCCTAAAGGGCCTGACCTTTGATGCAAAAGTCAAGGAACTGGCAAGGATTCGAGACGAAGAAGGCTACATTGCAGAATCAAAGAAACACGGGCGCCAGAAAGGAGGAGGAAGCGGCCACATCTTGCTGGAATACAACTGCCCGATCCTTGAAATAGCAGAAAAGCACGGCGAGGCGTGCAGCACCGAGGTCGAGATGTTTGAAAAACTCCTTGATGCAAAAGTGGAAGCCACCCACAGGGCTGCCAACGGCGACCGCGTGTGCAGGTTTGAGATACAGAACAATAGTTAG
- a CDS encoding CDC48 family AAA ATPase, whose product MSSANNKASLKVAEADARDVGRRIARIDPKVAARLDITTGDALEIISPASKRKTTVLNWPAYQRDNGKELIRIDGYARNKLGIGIGDTVDIRKVEAKPAQSVALAPTEPLRILGAEDYLAGFLQGQLVTKGDTIPLTIMGQRVDLVVISTSPSGPVIIEPSTEVSVSEESANAAAAAKEAGIPAITYEDIGGLRDEVTKVREMIELPLRHPELFRRLGVEAPKGVILHGPPGTGKTLLAKAVANETQANFYSIGGPEIMSKYYGESEERLRNIFEEAQKNAPSIIFIDELDSIAPKREEVSGEVERRVVAQLLSLMDGLNARGKVVVIGATNRINAIDPALRRPGRFDREIEIGVPDRDGRLEVLQIHTRGMPLDKDVNLEKLADISHGFVGADLQALAKEAAMRALRRVLPEIDVSAESIPGETLNKIIVKMQDFMDVVKEMEPSAMREVFVEVPDVQWADVGGLQGVKQELREAVEWPLKYQGLFSYSDATPPKGILLYGPPGTGKTLLAKAAANESEANFISIKGPELLSKWVGESEKGVREIFRKARQAAPCIIFFDEIDAIAPVRGGSFGDSHVTERVISQMLTELDGLEILTNVVVIAATNRPDIMDPALLRPGRFDRLLYVPPPDKESRLQILKIHTKKKPLDKDVDIGKLAGDMEGYTGADIASVASAAVMLALREHIAKYSDDAKEAESHAKDLKVKMQHFRDAMKKVRPLSSQELDMYKNIAEKFGMPMSSRATGAAYAGSA is encoded by the coding sequence ATGTCGTCAGCCAACAACAAAGCAAGCCTGAAGGTGGCAGAGGCAGACGCGCGGGACGTCGGAAGGAGGATCGCAAGGATAGACCCCAAGGTGGCCGCAAGGCTTGACATAACGACCGGCGACGCATTGGAAATCATATCGCCTGCCAGCAAGAGAAAGACCACCGTCCTCAACTGGCCTGCGTACCAGAGGGACAACGGAAAAGAGCTGATAAGAATTGACGGCTATGCCAGAAACAAGCTCGGGATTGGCATCGGCGACACCGTGGACATTCGAAAGGTGGAGGCAAAGCCGGCGCAGAGCGTTGCCCTGGCTCCCACGGAGCCCCTGCGCATCCTGGGCGCAGAAGACTATCTCGCAGGGTTCTTGCAGGGACAGCTCGTCACAAAGGGGGACACTATTCCGCTCACCATCATGGGGCAGAGGGTCGACCTGGTCGTCATCTCTACAAGCCCGTCCGGGCCTGTCATAATCGAGCCTTCGACGGAGGTGTCGGTGTCCGAGGAAAGCGCCAACGCGGCTGCAGCAGCAAAAGAAGCCGGAATCCCTGCCATCACGTACGAGGACATTGGCGGCCTGAGGGACGAGGTGACAAAAGTAAGGGAGATGATAGAGCTCCCCCTGCGCCACCCGGAGCTTTTCAGGAGGCTTGGAGTCGAGGCGCCAAAGGGCGTCATACTGCACGGCCCGCCCGGCACTGGTAAAACATTGCTTGCAAAAGCGGTGGCCAACGAGACCCAGGCCAACTTTTACTCGATAGGCGGGCCGGAGATCATGAGCAAGTACTACGGCGAAAGCGAGGAGAGGCTGCGCAACATCTTTGAGGAGGCGCAAAAGAACGCGCCGTCAATAATCTTCATAGACGAGCTGGACTCTATCGCACCAAAAAGGGAGGAGGTCAGCGGCGAGGTCGAGCGCAGGGTGGTGGCGCAACTTCTGTCGCTGATGGACGGGCTGAATGCAAGGGGCAAGGTGGTCGTAATCGGCGCCACCAACAGGATAAACGCGATCGACCCCGCGCTCAGAAGGCCGGGCAGGTTTGACCGCGAAATAGAGATCGGGGTGCCAGACAGGGACGGCAGGCTGGAAGTTCTGCAGATCCACACGAGGGGGATGCCCCTTGACAAGGACGTGAACCTGGAAAAGCTAGCAGACATCTCGCACGGCTTTGTCGGGGCCGACCTGCAGGCGCTTGCAAAGGAAGCCGCGATGCGCGCGCTGCGGCGCGTCCTTCCAGAGATCGACGTGTCTGCGGAAAGCATCCCCGGCGAAACACTGAACAAGATTATTGTAAAGATGCAAGATTTCATGGACGTGGTAAAGGAGATGGAGCCCTCTGCAATGAGGGAGGTGTTTGTTGAAGTCCCGGACGTCCAGTGGGCCGACGTGGGCGGCCTGCAAGGCGTAAAGCAGGAGCTCCGCGAAGCCGTGGAATGGCCGCTAAAGTACCAGGGGCTGTTTTCCTATTCTGATGCAACCCCTCCAAAAGGCATCCTCCTGTACGGGCCTCCGGGCACCGGCAAGACGCTCCTTGCCAAGGCGGCCGCAAACGAAAGCGAGGCCAATTTTATCAGCATAAAGGGGCCGGAGCTTTTGAGCAAGTGGGTCGGCGAGTCCGAAAAAGGCGTCAGGGAGATATTTAGAAAGGCAAGGCAGGCGGCGCCTTGCATCATATTCTTTGACGAGATAGACGCCATAGCTCCTGTCCGGGGAGGGAGTTTTGGCGACTCGCACGTAACAGAGAGGGTGATAAGCCAGATGCTGACAGAGCTTGACGGCCTCGAGATACTGACAAACGTCGTGGTGATAGCCGCTACAAACCGGCCGGACATCATGGACCCTGCGCTCCTCAGGCCCGGCAGGTTTGACAGGCTGCTGTACGTCCCGCCCCCTGACAAGGAGTCGAGGCTGCAGATACTCAAAATCCACACAAAGAAAAAGCCGCTTGACAAGGACGTAGACATCGGGAAGCTTGCAGGGGACATGGAAGGCTACACCGGCGCAGACATTGCGTCGGTCGCGTCTGCCGCCGTGATGCTGGCTCTGCGTGAGCACATTGCAAAATACAGCGATGACGCCAAGGAAGCAGAAAGCCATGCCAAGGACCTGAAAGTAAAAATGCAGCATTTCAGGGACGCGATGAAAAAGGTAAGGCCCCTGTCCTCGCAGGAGCTGGACATGTACAAGAACATCGCAGAGAAATTCGGGATGCCGATGTCGTCGAGAGCCACTGGGGCAGCTTATGCTGGATCGGCCTAG
- a CDS encoding ArsR/SmtB family transcription factor, producing MPHARRIIDIIFIALVLVAISITAIVVARIVTDAFKPATLESNSSVEEGANAKLTITDPDANFQDQSENPAMPQSQTNTGDFALILTDAEQAGGPLDHPAATALYEYAPFTLPITWGAVAGTVIWRGRVRSQWSKQGYDYDTFKLITKMRGSPTRQKLLEAVKNEQKNKLQLANELGVDWKTIDNHVGMLLEARLIEEKDVVGTARYYAITESGARVLTLLASSELGNSSSSKADGGDKK from the coding sequence TTGCCTCATGCGCGCAGGATAATCGACATTATTTTCATAGCACTGGTCCTTGTCGCCATCTCGATCACGGCGATCGTGGTCGCCAGGATCGTGACCGACGCGTTCAAGCCAGCAACGCTTGAAAGCAATAGCAGCGTCGAAGAAGGCGCTAACGCCAAACTGACCATTACAGACCCGGACGCGAATTTTCAAGATCAGTCTGAAAACCCAGCAATGCCACAAAGCCAGACAAATACAGGCGATTTTGCTTTAATTCTTACAGATGCAGAACAGGCGGGAGGGCCGCTTGACCACCCCGCCGCAACCGCACTGTACGAATACGCGCCTTTCACCCTCCCGATAACGTGGGGCGCGGTCGCCGGGACCGTCATCTGGCGGGGCAGGGTCAGGTCGCAGTGGAGCAAGCAGGGCTACGACTATGACACCTTCAAGCTCATTACAAAAATGCGCGGAAGCCCGACCCGCCAAAAGCTTCTCGAAGCGGTCAAGAACGAGCAAAAGAACAAGCTCCAGCTTGCAAACGAGCTCGGAGTCGACTGGAAGACAATAGACAACCATGTCGGCATGCTGCTCGAGGCCCGGCTCATAGAGGAAAAAGATGTCGTCGGCACTGCAAGGTATTATGCCATAACAGAGAGCGGCGCAAGAGTCCTGACCCTGCTTGCCAGCAGCGAGCTTGGCAATAGTAGTAGCAGCAAAGCGGATGGCGGCGATAAAAAGTGA
- the glnA gene encoding type I glutamate--ammonia ligase has protein sequence MSLRDNSLELRRHSSPDDITAAEFIQIRYTDVPGRFLAKYVFSGNRNLREYFKSGVGLDGSSVRGFATIDESDLLLVPDRSTLRKVPLPEFNVATVIADVYRGFGKGRLPRDPRHVSQCVEERLAYDGLACQVGPEVECFIFDDIVFGGGQEAKIVSVEDEGHSKYPLRRKGGYDAPPFQDSLLEFRFEVAEMLEKYYSIKVTNLNHEVASSGQIEINFMHDTLTKAADNVQVYKDVVRSVAKKHDKVANFMPKPIFDENDRRAGDNGSGMHVSVSLWTKSPAAGQDSRNIFYDSADEYAEFSQAGRYFVGGLLSHSASLAALAAPTVNSYYRMVPGFEAPVYAAWSRGNRSAIIRVPVNERGSSGSKRIEFRAPDPSANPYLAFSAIVSAGLDGIKKKMDPGDPINENIYRMSDSQRSSLGIKPLPGSLKDSLDALKSDSGYLKSCFSDELLETYLALKEKEVAEAGDGSKEQQFRMYYDV, from the coding sequence ATGTCCCTTAGAGACAATTCGCTAGAGCTGCGGCGGCACAGCAGCCCCGATGACATCACGGCTGCCGAGTTTATCCAGATAAGGTACACGGACGTTCCCGGCCGGTTTCTGGCAAAATATGTTTTCAGCGGGAACAGGAACCTTCGGGAGTATTTCAAAAGCGGCGTCGGCCTGGACGGCTCGTCGGTGAGAGGCTTTGCGACCATAGACGAGTCGGATCTCCTGCTGGTCCCGGACAGGTCGACTTTGAGAAAAGTCCCGCTGCCTGAATTTAACGTGGCGACGGTTATTGCCGACGTGTACAGGGGCTTTGGAAAGGGAAGGCTTCCCCGGGACCCCAGGCACGTGTCGCAGTGCGTGGAGGAGCGCCTCGCCTACGACGGGCTCGCATGCCAGGTCGGGCCCGAGGTCGAGTGCTTTATTTTTGACGACATTGTTTTTGGAGGCGGCCAGGAGGCCAAAATCGTATCCGTAGAGGATGAAGGCCACAGCAAGTACCCGCTCCGCAGAAAGGGAGGGTACGACGCGCCTCCCTTCCAGGACTCCTTGCTGGAATTCAGGTTCGAGGTCGCAGAGATGCTGGAAAAATATTACTCGATCAAGGTCACGAACCTGAACCACGAAGTTGCAAGCAGCGGCCAGATAGAGATCAACTTTATGCACGACACGCTGACCAAGGCGGCAGACAACGTCCAGGTGTACAAAGACGTCGTCAGAAGCGTGGCAAAAAAGCACGACAAGGTGGCAAACTTTATGCCAAAACCGATCTTTGACGAAAATGACAGGAGGGCCGGCGACAATGGCTCGGGCATGCACGTCAGCGTGAGCCTGTGGACCAAGTCGCCGGCAGCAGGACAGGATAGCCGCAACATTTTCTATGATTCTGCCGACGAGTACGCCGAGTTCAGCCAGGCGGGGAGGTACTTTGTCGGGGGGCTGCTCAGCCACTCGGCTTCGCTGGCCGCCCTTGCCGCGCCGACGGTAAACTCGTATTACAGGATGGTTCCGGGCTTTGAAGCGCCTGTGTACGCCGCCTGGTCGCGGGGAAACAGGTCGGCCATCATACGGGTGCCGGTAAACGAGAGGGGAAGCTCTGGATCAAAGCGCATCGAGTTCCGGGCGCCGGACCCTTCAGCCAACCCGTATCTGGCGTTTTCCGCCATTGTGTCAGCGGGCCTTGACGGCATCAAGAAAAAGATGGACCCCGGAGATCCGATAAACGAAAATATCTACAGAATGTCTGACAGCCAGCGGAGCAGCCTTGGGATCAAACCGCTCCCTGGCAGCCTGAAAGACTCGCTGGACGCGCTAAAGAGCGATAGCGGCTACCTAAAGTCGTGCTTTAGCGACGAACTGCTGGAAACTTACCTTGCCCTCAAGGAAAAAGAGGTGGCAGAAGCCGGAGATGGCTCAAAGGAGCAGCAGTTCAGGATGTACTATGACGTATGA
- a CDS encoding cupredoxin domain-containing protein, translating to MIDKPARIRAVHFLSVFAILLLIAITLVPANAEEMITIQRYYAPIDDRPGPDVLFYPLKTGQELKWLNADNVVHRLDITLQNGTLVSNSGSIEPNSHYSYRFEQPGTYHFKSVDYPSIDGDVYVTDDIMTMTDSLGNSLDVQVSWTPAAPSAHKETWFKVIFINPETGRNQGNITQVFSVTDSKGNSAYPMQIFTPTGVQTGAYIFESKDEYTVKSSISYINFVPSEAEAKFSLVTTPEMSSVTAVMVISGIAISAIAALARIVRASKNGKLDS from the coding sequence GTGATAGACAAGCCAGCGCGAATCAGGGCCGTACATTTTTTGTCGGTATTTGCCATTCTCCTTTTAATTGCAATCACTTTGGTTCCAGCAAACGCGGAAGAAATGATTACAATACAAAGATACTATGCTCCCATAGACGATAGGCCCGGCCCGGATGTCCTTTTCTATCCCCTTAAAACCGGACAAGAATTAAAGTGGCTCAATGCTGATAATGTTGTCCATAGACTAGACATAACTCTCCAGAACGGCACCTTGGTTTCCAATTCAGGCTCCATTGAGCCGAATAGCCACTATTCTTACAGGTTTGAGCAACCGGGGACGTACCATTTCAAATCAGTTGATTATCCTTCGATAGACGGCGACGTGTATGTTACAGACGACATCATGACGATGACTGATAGCCTAGGAAACAGCCTGGACGTACAGGTGTCATGGACTCCTGCAGCTCCTTCTGCGCATAAGGAGACATGGTTCAAAGTCATCTTTATCAATCCAGAGACTGGCAGGAACCAGGGGAACATCACTCAGGTCTTTTCGGTTACAGATTCAAAAGGGAACTCTGCATACCCCATGCAAATATTTACCCCAACCGGCGTCCAGACAGGAGCGTACATTTTTGAGAGCAAGGATGAATATACAGTCAAGTCAAGTATATCGTATATCAACTTCGTCCCAAGCGAAGCTGAGGCTAAATTTTCATTGGTCACCACGCCGGAAATGTCATCTGTTACTGCTGTAATGGTCATTTCAGGAATAGCCATTTCAGCCATAGCAGCCTTAGCCAGAATTGTAAGAGCATCAAAAAATGGCAAACTAGATTCTTGA
- the erpA gene encoding iron-sulfur cluster insertion protein ErpA: MESAQHVQSITVTPKAAEKVAEFMKQEGNTGLFLRVYVTGGGCSGLSYGMGFEEKPDEDDSIIEQNGVKVLVDSYSQRYLRGANIDYVESLMGSGFKINNPNVTKSCSCGHSFSTE; encoded by the coding sequence ATGGAAAGCGCTCAACACGTACAAAGCATAACAGTAACCCCAAAGGCGGCAGAAAAGGTCGCCGAGTTCATGAAGCAGGAGGGCAATACTGGCCTCTTTTTGAGGGTTTATGTCACCGGCGGCGGATGCTCGGGCCTGTCATACGGCATGGGCTTTGAGGAAAAGCCGGACGAGGACGACAGCATCATCGAGCAGAACGGCGTCAAGGTTCTTGTTGACAGCTACAGCCAGAGGTACCTGAGAGGCGCAAACATCGACTATGTCGAGAGCCTGATGGGTTCCGGCTTCAAGATCAACAACCCGAACGTCACAAAGAGCTGCTCGTGCGGACACTCGTTCAGCACAGAGTGA
- a CDS encoding pyridoxal-phosphate-dependent aminotransferase family protein gives MEYLVMLPGPTNVPNRVMNAMLAPVINHRSDDFRVLYKEIFEKTQKVFQTTGDIVLLTTSGTGAVEASVVNLIKKGDKAVIPVNGEFSTRLADLIDSWGGQAIRIKAPFGENPPYEEFEKAFDQHKDIKALYAVYNETSTGTTVRYMDKLGELASRKGAFFVADSVSILGGDELPVDKWNIDVCVTASQKALAAPPGVSPVSVSARAKKYMQENPPPTAYLNLKRYFKYQEEHFETPFTPALPLYYAFREALDMILEEGMENRIRRHRICADAFYAGLNAMGLTPFAKPDARSNVVIAVNYLPGMDDKKFRGLLGEQFKVLVAGGFGDLKGKVFRVGCMGEVHRYHVMRTLSSIASAMNMIGVKANPEATSVALDRLKALN, from the coding sequence ATGGAATACCTCGTTATGCTTCCCGGTCCTACAAACGTGCCCAACAGGGTGATGAACGCCATGCTTGCGCCTGTGATAAACCACAGGAGTGACGATTTTCGCGTGCTGTACAAGGAGATATTCGAAAAGACCCAGAAGGTCTTCCAGACCACCGGCGACATCGTGCTTCTCACGACGTCTGGCACCGGCGCGGTCGAGGCCTCTGTCGTCAACCTCATAAAAAAGGGCGACAAGGCAGTCATCCCGGTCAACGGCGAGTTCTCCACGAGGCTTGCAGACCTCATCGACAGCTGGGGCGGGCAGGCCATCAGGATAAAGGCGCCCTTTGGCGAGAACCCGCCGTATGAAGAGTTTGAGAAAGCCTTTGACCAGCACAAGGACATCAAGGCGCTGTACGCGGTCTACAACGAGACGTCGACAGGAACCACCGTCCGCTACATGGACAAGCTGGGCGAGCTTGCGTCACGCAAGGGCGCGTTCTTTGTCGCCGACTCGGTTTCAATCCTCGGAGGCGACGAGCTCCCGGTGGACAAGTGGAACATCGACGTCTGCGTGACCGCTTCGCAAAAGGCGCTTGCAGCTCCTCCTGGCGTCTCGCCGGTGTCGGTGAGCGCAAGGGCCAAGAAATACATGCAGGAAAACCCGCCGCCCACGGCCTACCTGAACCTGAAGCGCTACTTCAAGTACCAGGAAGAGCACTTTGAGACGCCGTTCACGCCGGCATTGCCACTGTACTACGCGTTCCGCGAGGCGCTTGACATGATACTTGAAGAAGGCATGGAGAACAGGATAAGGCGCCACAGGATATGCGCCGACGCCTTTTACGCCGGCCTCAACGCGATGGGCCTGACCCCGTTTGCCAAGCCGGACGCAAGGAGCAACGTCGTCATTGCAGTCAACTACTTGCCGGGAATGGACGACAAGAAATTCCGCGGCCTGCTCGGCGAGCAGTTCAAGGTGCTGGTAGCCGGCGGCTTTGGCGACCTGAAGGGCAAGGTGTTCAGGGTCGGCTGCATGGGCGAGGTGCACAGGTACCACGTCATGAGGACGCTGTCGTCAATCGCGTCTGCGATGAACATGATAGGCGTCAAGGCAAACCCGGAAGCAACATCGGTCGCGCTGGACAGGCTCAAGGCTCTCAACTAG
- a CDS encoding dihydrofolate reductase family protein: protein MQRKVKLFIAPSLDCYIARSDGSVDWLFTDGDYGYAKFYDSIDTVIMGRETYETVLKLEEHPYKDKKCYVFTRNPGEKYRNVEFVSDVVGVTESLVRSTEGKDIWLEGGGEINSILLDAGLIHEIIVSVHPIILGSGIPMFNNGIKQADMKLVDLVRYDNGLVQMHYQLLDALLI from the coding sequence ATGCAAAGGAAAGTAAAGTTGTTCATTGCCCCAAGCCTTGACTGTTACATTGCAAGGAGCGACGGGAGCGTCGACTGGCTGTTCACCGACGGCGACTATGGCTATGCAAAGTTTTACGATTCAATCGACACCGTCATCATGGGTAGAGAGACCTACGAAACCGTGCTGAAACTTGAAGAGCACCCGTACAAGGACAAGAAATGCTACGTGTTTACAAGAAACCCGGGTGAGAAATATCGCAACGTGGAATTTGTCTCTGACGTCGTCGGCGTTACAGAAAGCCTTGTCCGTTCTACAGAAGGCAAGGACATCTGGCTTGAGGGAGGCGGCGAGATAAACTCCATCCTGCTTGACGCCGGCCTGATACACGAGATAATCGTATCAGTCCACCCGATAATCCTTGGCAGTGGCATACCTATGTTCAACAACGGCATCAAGCAGGCGGACATGAAGCTTGTCGACCTCGTCAGGTACGACAACGGGCTTGTGCAGATGCACTACCAGCTACTAGATGCCTTGTTGATTTAA
- a CDS encoding Lrp/AsnC ligand binding domain-containing protein, producing MPSAYILINCELGCENALIDELKTLPGVVEACQIYGSTFDIIVKVCADTEDRLKEVVNRRIRRMEKVKATQTMMVVIELHDG from the coding sequence ATGCCGTCAGCATACATTCTGATAAACTGCGAACTTGGATGCGAGAATGCACTCATTGACGAGCTCAAGACGCTGCCGGGGGTCGTCGAGGCCTGCCAGATTTACGGCTCCACTTTTGACATAATTGTTAAAGTCTGTGCTGATACCGAAGACCGGCTAAAGGAGGTCGTGAACCGGCGCATAAGGCGGATGGAAAAGGTCAAGGCGACGCAGACAATGATGGTGGTGATAGAACTGCACGATGGCTAG